Below is a genomic region from Catenuloplanes atrovinosus.
GACGGGCTGCGGGCGGTGGCGATCCTCGGGGTGGTGCTGGGGCACTGGCTGGTGACCGCGATGGTGGTGACCGGCGACGGCGTGGGCCTGGCGAGCCCGCTGGCGCACCTCGGCGGGCTGGTCGCGGTCTCCTGGCTCCTGCAGACGCTGGCCGTGTTCTTCCTGGTCGGCGGCCGGGTCGCGGCGCTCGGGCACCGGGGGCGCGATGTGCCGTACCGGGCGTGGCTCGCCGGGCGGCTGGCCCGGCTGCTCCGGCCGGTGCCGGTGCTGCTGGCGGTGTGGGCGGCCGGCACGGTCGGGCTGGTGCTGGCCGGTGCCGGGGAGACGACCGTGCGCACCGTGCTGACGCTGGTGCTGTCGCCGCTGTGGTTCCTGCTGGTCTTCGCGGGCCTGACCGCGCTGACGCCGCTGGCCGTGCGCCTGCACCCGGCCTGGCCGCTGCTGACCGTGCTGGTGGTGGACGTGATCCGGTTCGGGTTCGACGGGCCCGCAGCGCTCGGCTGGATCAACCTGGCGGCGGGCTGGCTGGTCCCGTTCACGCTCGGCGCACGCTTTCCCTCCCGGCGGTACGGCTGGGTGCTGCTCGTCGGCGGTGCGGCCGCCACGGTGGCGCTGGTGCGCTGGGCCGGCTACCCGGCGTCGATGGTCGGCGTGCCCGGCGAGCTGTCCAATCTGAACCCGCCCACCCTGGCCGCGGTCACGTTCGGCCTGGCCCAGTGCGGTGCGGCGCTGCTGCTGCACGGTCCGCTCGACCGTCT
It encodes:
- a CDS encoding acyltransferase family protein, with the translated sequence MADGVLVRSIEAATPPGRDRAVDGLRAVAILGVVLGHWLVTAMVVTGDGVGLASPLAHLGGLVAVSWLLQTLAVFFLVGGRVAALGHRGRDVPYRAWLAGRLARLLRPVPVLLAVWAAGTVGLVLAGAGETTVRTVLTLVLSPLWFLLVFAGLTALTPLAVRLHPAWPLLTVLVVDVIRFGFDGPAALGWINLAAGWLVPFTLGARFPSRRYGWVLLVGGAAATVALVRWAGYPASMVGVPGELSNLNPPTLAAVTFGLAQCGAALLLHGPLDRLLRRSARAWAAVALLNLSAMTVFLWHQTAMIAVTGLVLLTAGPLPGLHTAPETPAWAAARLMWLPLFAAALGVCWALFRRAESRPGALTGTKGRPAAIRRRPWSPVPWRTPARPPARSGGP